Proteins encoded within one genomic window of Haladaptatus sp. QDMS2:
- a CDS encoding NAD(P)-dependent oxidoreductase — protein sequence MAETVLVTGGTGFIGAYVAQDLVHAGHDVVAYDLSTDTTRLAKLGVADDVTVVRGDVTDPTAVVRAVKESGATRIVHLAALLTTAAEADPRAAMDVNIQGTNNIFEAARTLSDQVERVAWASSAAAYAPPSNYGEWVTEDDLIYPDTLYGATKAYNEHQAKVYLEGFGVSHVALRPTVAYGPYRETGGSAFLAQMIERPALGKSFAVEYGDQIIDWQYVRDIAQAFRLAAFAPDEDLTQRVYNVRGQLATIREAADVVKTVIPDADLSVSDEGELPWTQVLDMTKAQQDLGYDPEYDLETGIREYVNVLREEEGLEPL from the coding sequence ATGGCAGAAACGGTACTCGTCACCGGCGGCACCGGCTTCATCGGGGCGTACGTCGCCCAGGACCTCGTCCACGCAGGCCACGACGTGGTCGCGTACGACCTCTCGACAGACACGACTCGTCTCGCAAAACTCGGCGTCGCAGACGACGTGACGGTGGTTCGCGGCGACGTGACCGACCCGACCGCTGTGGTCCGAGCGGTCAAAGAGTCGGGCGCGACCCGCATCGTCCACCTCGCCGCGCTGCTCACGACGGCCGCGGAGGCCGACCCGCGCGCCGCGATGGACGTGAACATCCAGGGGACGAACAACATCTTCGAGGCCGCTCGCACGCTCTCAGACCAGGTCGAGCGCGTCGCGTGGGCCTCCAGCGCCGCTGCCTACGCTCCGCCGAGCAACTACGGCGAGTGGGTGACCGAAGACGACCTCATTTACCCCGACACCCTCTACGGCGCGACGAAGGCGTACAACGAACACCAGGCGAAGGTGTATCTGGAGGGGTTCGGCGTCTCGCACGTCGCCCTGCGCCCGACGGTGGCCTACGGTCCCTACCGCGAAACCGGTGGCTCTGCGTTCCTCGCGCAGATGATAGAGCGCCCCGCCCTCGGTAAGTCCTTCGCGGTCGAATACGGCGACCAAATAATCGACTGGCAGTACGTTCGCGACATCGCCCAAGCCTTCAGACTCGCCGCGTTTGCGCCGGACGAAGACCTCACTCAGCGCGTCTACAACGTCCGCGGGCAACTCGCCACGATTCGCGAGGCAGCAGACGTGGTGAAGACGGTCATTCCGGACGCAGACCTCTCTGTCTCAGACGAGGGCGAACTGCCGTGGACGCAAGTGCTGGACATGACCAAAGCCCAGCAGGACCTCGGCTACGACCCCGAGTACGACCTCGAAACCGGGATTCGAGAGTACGTGAACGTGCTGCGCGAGGAAGAGGGGCTGGAACCGCTCTAA
- a CDS encoding HD domain-containing protein encodes MTMDREAQVREAFPEVAEILDEDLRQKVVEAWSRGLERGGWRDIDDLPYAWNIHEVSNVDHTRGVVKIAVASAEIQRDFHDADPDFDVIRAACLLHDVGKCYEYVAHVDDDLTDPDPTYVTEEIPHSMSGYALAHEVGVPLEVQRAIPHFIGEIPKRTMEAELVKSANSASSNAITQAEMGISLKEWVKQYSQTQE; translated from the coding sequence CTGACGATGGACCGCGAGGCGCAGGTCAGGGAGGCGTTCCCGGAGGTGGCGGAGATTCTGGACGAAGACCTCCGCCAGAAAGTGGTCGAAGCGTGGTCTCGGGGCTTAGAACGCGGCGGGTGGCGCGACATCGACGACCTCCCCTACGCGTGGAACATCCACGAGGTGAGCAACGTCGACCACACCCGCGGCGTGGTCAAAATCGCCGTCGCGAGCGCGGAAATACAGCGGGATTTCCACGACGCAGACCCCGACTTCGACGTGATTCGCGCCGCCTGCCTGCTCCACGACGTGGGCAAGTGCTACGAGTACGTCGCGCACGTGGACGACGACCTGACCGACCCCGACCCCACCTACGTCACCGAGGAGATTCCACACTCGATGTCCGGGTACGCGCTGGCCCACGAAGTCGGCGTCCCACTCGAGGTGCAACGAGCCATCCCGCACTTCATCGGCGAAATTCCAAAGCGGACGATGGAGGCCGAACTCGTCAAAAGCGCGAATTCGGCGTCCTCGAACGCCATCACGCAGGCGGAGATGGGGATTAGTCTCAAAGAGTGGGTCAAGCAGTACTCCCAGACTCAGGAGTAG
- a CDS encoding M24 family metallopeptidase → MTRYRRDFMEGTRGTQAVDWEDRINTQRLREERHARAVEQLNEAGLGSMLLIDDPNVRYVTGLAMTGGSGADHYTLLTEDGSVVHWDTADHASNQRFNCSWLDDIRYACPGLGNVPRASGSPSARRFLLDTMAETVVEAMEEYGVADQPMGIDVANGGLVAAFEDRDVQVEAEKCARAMETARKTKTKDEIECLRQVAAICEAGFQKIKEVARPGMRESEVWGEAVRELWRHGAFVGGGYLTSGPNTWPKHQANTTDRILRPGDLVYADFYNIGYLGYRSCYYRTFSLGEPTKKQEEAYELARSNLYAVLDRIEPGATTDEVCKGFPDMEGEHADWYGATDHWQMTTNHWAHGLGLQLYEVPLIWRGISEDHPIELEEGMTMAVETQEPAERQGVRLEEMVVVREDGVEILSQWPSDEITVIDY, encoded by the coding sequence ATGACGCGTTACCGTCGAGATTTTATGGAGGGGACCCGCGGCACGCAAGCCGTCGATTGGGAAGACCGCATCAACACCCAGCGACTGCGTGAAGAGCGCCACGCGCGCGCCGTCGAGCAACTCAACGAAGCCGGACTCGGGAGCATGCTGCTCATCGACGACCCGAACGTCCGGTACGTGACCGGCCTCGCCATGACGGGCGGCAGCGGTGCAGACCACTACACGCTCCTCACCGAGGACGGGTCGGTCGTCCACTGGGACACCGCAGACCACGCGAGCAACCAGCGGTTCAACTGCTCGTGGTTGGACGACATCCGCTACGCCTGCCCCGGCCTCGGGAACGTTCCGCGTGCCTCGGGCAGTCCCTCGGCCCGCCGATTCTTGCTCGACACCATGGCGGAAACCGTCGTGGAGGCGATGGAAGAGTACGGCGTCGCAGACCAGCCGATGGGTATCGACGTGGCAAATGGCGGCCTCGTTGCCGCGTTCGAGGACCGCGACGTGCAGGTGGAAGCCGAGAAGTGCGCCCGGGCGATGGAAACGGCCCGGAAGACGAAGACGAAAGACGAAATCGAGTGTCTGCGACAGGTCGCAGCCATCTGCGAGGCTGGCTTCCAGAAAATCAAGGAGGTCGCTCGCCCCGGGATGCGCGAATCCGAAGTGTGGGGCGAGGCGGTCCGCGAACTCTGGCGACACGGCGCGTTCGTCGGCGGGGGTTACCTGACCTCCGGGCCGAACACCTGGCCGAAACACCAGGCGAACACCACCGACCGCATCCTCCGGCCTGGCGACCTCGTGTACGCCGATTTCTACAACATCGGCTATCTCGGCTACCGGTCGTGTTACTACCGGACGTTCTCGCTCGGGGAACCGACGAAGAAACAGGAGGAGGCCTACGAACTCGCGCGGTCGAACCTCTACGCCGTCTTAGACCGCATCGAACCCGGCGCGACCACAGACGAGGTGTGCAAGGGTTTCCCCGACATGGAAGGCGAGCACGCAGACTGGTACGGCGCGACCGACCACTGGCAAATGACGACGAACCACTGGGCTCACGGTCTCGGCCTCCAACTCTACGAAGTGCCACTCATCTGGCGGGGCATCTCCGAAGACCACCCCATCGAACTCGAAGAGGGTATGACGATGGCAGTCGAAACGCAGGAACCGGCCGAGCGCCAGGGCGTGCGCCTAGAGGAGATGGTCGTCGTCAGAGAAGACGGCGTCGAGATTCTGAGTCAATGGCCGTCTGACGAAATTACCGTCATCGACTACTGA
- a CDS encoding pyridoxal phosphate-dependent aminotransferase, producing MFPVISYLDWIAGKPAQVTHDLGSSDLRSSNPSYTRVTPAVLSGLDDPPEDVTLESQIAAAYGVEPERVLLTAGASHANFLAVATTVSADGTPEEAADETARDQRILVEKPGYEPLVAMPTALDIQTDRFLRTDETDFQLDPARVEAALTEETDLAIVTNRHNPSGVLSSRESLADVARLCGEFDARLLVDEVYGSFVQDAVGDAAFGGVTAAGLEHTVVTGSVTKFFGLGELRVGWLIADEPFIERARHICQYVPAVAGPSVALARRAFHNAETLADQAHARLATNHAQLSSFVADRPDLRGTIQPGCTYGLLQHEALDGDELAEAAWEADILIVPGRFFGVPEGFRLAASRAPEDVEVGLSAFGSLLDDL from the coding sequence ATGTTCCCCGTCATCTCGTATCTCGACTGGATTGCCGGTAAACCGGCACAGGTCACCCACGACCTGGGGTCGAGTGACCTGCGGTCGAGCAACCCGTCTTACACCCGCGTCACACCCGCTGTCCTCTCTGGCCTCGACGACCCGCCCGAGGACGTCACCCTCGAATCACAGATTGCCGCTGCCTACGGCGTCGAACCAGAGCGCGTCCTCCTTACCGCCGGGGCCTCGCATGCGAACTTCCTCGCCGTCGCGACGACGGTCTCAGCAGACGGAACGCCCGAGGAAGCGGCCGACGAGACTGCTCGCGACCAGCGCATCCTCGTCGAGAAGCCGGGTTACGAGCCACTGGTAGCGATGCCAACCGCCCTCGACATCCAGACCGACCGCTTTCTCCGAACCGACGAGACTGACTTCCAGCTCGACCCCGCGCGGGTCGAAGCCGCGCTCACCGAAGAGACGGACCTCGCGATCGTCACCAATCGACACAATCCGTCCGGCGTGCTGAGCAGTCGTGAATCCCTCGCGGACGTCGCTCGCCTCTGTGGAGAGTTCGACGCCCGATTGCTCGTAGATGAGGTGTACGGGTCGTTCGTCCAGGACGCGGTCGGCGACGCGGCGTTTGGCGGCGTGACGGCCGCGGGCCTCGAACACACCGTCGTCACGGGGTCGGTCACGAAGTTCTTCGGGCTCGGCGAACTGCGGGTCGGCTGGCTCATCGCGGACGAACCGTTCATAGAACGCGCCCGCCACATCTGCCAGTACGTCCCGGCAGTTGCCGGGCCGAGTGTCGCCCTCGCGCGTCGGGCGTTCCACAATGCAGAGACGCTCGCGGACCAGGCACACGCCCGCCTCGCGACGAACCACGCACAACTCAGCAGCTTCGTCGCCGACCGACCTGACCTCCGAGGGACGATTCAGCCGGGGTGTACCTACGGCCTCCTCCAACACGAGGCGCTCGACGGCGACGAACTGGCCGAGGCGGCGTGGGAGGCAGATATTCTCATCGTTCCCGGCCGATTCTTTGGCGTCCCCGAAGGCTTCAGACTCGCCGCTTCGCGGGCTCCGGAGGACGTCGAAGTCGGACTTTCAGCCTTCGGGTCGCTGCTCGACGACCTCTGA
- a CDS encoding cupin domain-containing protein — MHAKVNLDEIDVREVGEESPRLKAVGYELRPQKMRPNVWVFEQGDWLNRHKQKTQEELYHVLSGTFEMRYETETEELNAGDIVVVSPEEIRQLVCVKPGEVFIVGAPNVKDDGIVLNED; from the coding sequence ATGCACGCGAAGGTCAACCTCGACGAAATCGACGTCCGTGAGGTCGGCGAAGAATCCCCTCGCCTGAAAGCCGTCGGCTACGAACTTCGTCCCCAGAAGATGCGCCCGAACGTCTGGGTGTTCGAGCAGGGCGACTGGCTGAACCGTCACAAGCAGAAGACCCAAGAGGAACTCTACCACGTCCTGAGCGGGACGTTCGAGATGCGCTACGAAACGGAGACGGAGGAACTGAATGCGGGCGACATCGTCGTCGTCTCACCCGAAGAAATCCGCCAACTCGTTTGCGTGAAACCCGGTGAAGTGTTCATCGTCGGTGCGCCGAACGTCAAAGACGACGGAATCGTGTTGAACGAAGATTAG
- a CDS encoding EthD domain-containing protein — translation MYKHVALLVRKAGMTHEEFVDYWQTNHVPIAREIEGVVKYATVLPVTPEAAEFDGLAELYFEDLNALHDALGSEGSRDYDPAKGKAKEARQDVHETPVGSREPIGIYDSDDADNFLNIHRRPRFIGEVVTQRDDVGGDTDGLYKHSAFLVRKDGMTHEEFVDHWQNNHTPIAREIEGVVKYDTILPTDPENAEFDGVAELYFDDLDALHDALGSEGSRDYDPAKGKAKEAREDVNNFLSIGDRPRFIGKETVQKDETRD, via the coding sequence ATGTACAAACACGTCGCGTTGCTCGTCCGGAAAGCGGGGATGACCCACGAGGAGTTCGTCGATTACTGGCAGACGAACCACGTCCCCATCGCCCGCGAAATCGAAGGCGTCGTGAAGTACGCCACCGTGCTCCCCGTCACGCCCGAAGCCGCCGAGTTCGACGGCCTCGCAGAACTCTACTTCGAGGATTTAAACGCTCTCCACGACGCCCTCGGGAGCGAGGGTTCGCGGGATTACGACCCGGCGAAAGGTAAAGCGAAGGAAGCCCGACAGGACGTTCACGAGACTCCAGTAGGGTCTCGTGAGCCAATCGGAATCTACGATTCCGATGACGCGGACAACTTCCTCAACATCCACCGTCGCCCGCGGTTCATCGGCGAGGTCGTCACCCAGCGAGACGACGTTGGGGGCGACACAGACGGCCTCTACAAGCACTCTGCGTTCCTCGTGCGCAAAGACGGGATGACCCACGAGGAGTTCGTCGACCACTGGCAGAACAACCACACGCCAATTGCCCGGGAGATTGAGGGCGTCGTCAAGTACGACACCATCCTGCCGACCGACCCCGAGAACGCCGAATTCGACGGCGTGGCTGAACTTTATTTCGACGACCTCGACGCCCTCCACGACGCCCTCGGCAGCGAAGGCTCGCGGGACTACGACCCGGCGAAGGGGAAGGCAAAAGAAGCGCGTGAGGACGTGAACAACTTCCTCTCGATTGGCGACCGCCCGCGCTTCATCGGCAAAGAGACGGTCCAGAAAGACGAGACGAGGGACTGA
- the cutA gene encoding divalent-cation tolerance protein CutA: MPTVYITAPPDAAGDIARVLVEERLAACVNRLPCQSVYHWEGTVHEDDEVVMFAKTTGARYDDLVSRVVELHPYDVPCIERFDEDGILDAYARWRDDVVSK, from the coding sequence ATGCCGACCGTGTACATCACCGCGCCGCCCGACGCGGCCGGAGACATCGCCCGAGTGCTGGTCGAAGAGCGCCTCGCAGCGTGCGTAAACCGGTTGCCCTGTCAGTCGGTGTATCACTGGGAGGGGACGGTTCACGAGGACGACGAAGTCGTCATGTTCGCGAAGACGACCGGCGCACGCTACGACGACCTCGTCTCGCGGGTCGTGGAACTCCATCCCTACGACGTGCCGTGTATAGAGCGGTTCGACGAAGACGGAATTCTCGACGCGTACGCTCGCTGGCGTGACGACGTCGTGAGTAAATAG
- a CDS encoding PRC-barrel domain-containing protein, protein MDAMPQEITSLVGREVYSNNGVFVGEIEDIRLDLDQEVVTGLALSQLNNDLFRSKLDGHRGVIIPYRWVRAVGDVVLINDIVERLRQPEEDEEIAA, encoded by the coding sequence ATGGACGCAATGCCGCAAGAAATTACGAGCCTTGTCGGCCGTGAAGTTTACTCCAACAACGGAGTGTTCGTGGGCGAAATCGAGGACATCCGACTCGACTTAGACCAGGAGGTCGTCACGGGGCTCGCGCTGAGCCAGCTCAACAACGACCTGTTCCGGAGCAAACTCGACGGCCACCGGGGCGTCATCATCCCCTACCGCTGGGTCCGTGCCGTCGGCGACGTAGTGCTCATCAACGACATCGTAGAGCGCCTGCGCCAGCCGGAAGAAGACGAAGAAATCGCCGCTTAA
- a CDS encoding HEWD family protein: protein MPETIVPPRERTCERCGRHDVWDDATENWRIATVDGTKAAGNAHCIHEWDINGTYNPFGT, encoded by the coding sequence ATGCCAGAAACGATAGTTCCCCCGCGCGAACGCACCTGCGAGCGGTGCGGTCGCCACGACGTGTGGGACGACGCGACGGAGAACTGGCGAATCGCGACGGTAGACGGAACGAAGGCGGCCGGAAACGCCCACTGCATCCACGAGTGGGACATAAACGGCACGTACAATCCGTTCGGCACGTAG
- a CDS encoding cation-translocating P-type ATPase, which produces MVGHDSTVEETLSALDGRSTGLASEEAARRLTSHGPNRLVDTSGRAPLTILLAQFRSPLILVLLLAAALSAAIGNAIDALLIAIIVGANGVFGFAQDYRAEQSLLALRELAAPDAVVRRDGAVTQIAASDVVPGDVLLLAQGDAVTADARLIAAQALACDEAALTGESLPVEKSTAALPAATPLAERSNMVYRGTTVTRGRAEAVVVATGMETEVGQIAGSLATAVEPQTPLQRDLDELGRRLGLGILLVSSLLAPLLVVLAGTGLVQAGLTAVSLAVAAIPEGLPAVVTLTLTLALGVRRMAGESALVRSLPAVEALGTVDVICTDKTGTVTEGEMTVSRVWVPDRVVDLSEPAVTDSQLTQLFEIGVVCNDATETVGDPTEQALLAAAQWYGLDPDAVREAHPRVDEQPFSAETQQMMTVHDDVAFVKGAPRMVLDRASHVRTEAGIVTLDEPMRARILEQTEAFAAQALRVLAFAARTNDGPLVFVGLQGMLDPPRAEVSAAVADCQRAGIDVKLVTGDNRTTATVIAKQIGLRGATLDGTELDALSDEALAERIDDVAVFARATPTHKVRILEALQARGHVVAMTGDGVNDAPALKRADVGVAMGIRGTDVAAQSSDIVLLDDNFATIRTAIRNGRAVFDNIWKFVAYLLSANFAEVVLVFVASLAGYLILPAVQLLWINLLTDGLPALALGVDEPGEDVMDRTPRASATGIVDRPLLGFLGGAGLAAALVMLALMVVVLDGAPTVTPYALTMVFTGFVLLEFVKLFVVRWLRETPFVNLWLFLAVAGSLLAQLAVVYSPLRTYFGTVRLTIADWRLLAVTVAGGGVLFVLVALLVKRFDARTHS; this is translated from the coding sequence GTGGTGGGCCACGATTCGACGGTCGAGGAAACGCTCTCTGCCCTCGATGGCAGGTCGACGGGGTTAGCGAGCGAGGAGGCCGCGCGCCGACTCACGTCTCATGGCCCGAACCGCCTCGTAGATACGTCGGGGCGAGCGCCACTCACGATTCTCCTCGCGCAGTTTCGAAGCCCGCTCATTCTCGTTTTGCTCCTCGCGGCGGCGTTGTCAGCGGCCATCGGAAATGCCATCGACGCCCTGCTCATCGCCATCATCGTCGGGGCCAACGGTGTGTTTGGGTTCGCTCAGGACTATCGCGCAGAACAGAGTTTGCTTGCACTTCGTGAGTTGGCCGCACCGGACGCCGTCGTGCGCCGGGACGGAGCAGTAACGCAGATTGCGGCCTCCGACGTCGTCCCCGGCGACGTGCTCCTGCTGGCCCAGGGAGACGCCGTTACCGCGGACGCCCGCCTGATTGCTGCACAGGCACTCGCCTGCGACGAGGCCGCGCTGACCGGCGAAAGCCTGCCCGTGGAGAAATCGACGGCCGCACTTCCCGCCGCCACGCCCCTCGCAGAACGGTCGAACATGGTCTATCGAGGGACGACCGTCACTCGCGGCCGGGCCGAGGCCGTCGTCGTCGCGACGGGGATGGAAACCGAAGTCGGCCAGATTGCGGGGTCGCTCGCGACTGCCGTCGAGCCACAGACGCCACTCCAGCGCGACCTGGACGAACTCGGTCGTCGTCTCGGCCTCGGCATCCTGCTGGTGTCGTCGCTGCTCGCCCCGCTGCTCGTGGTGCTCGCGGGAACGGGACTCGTCCAGGCGGGGCTCACGGCGGTGTCCCTCGCGGTGGCCGCCATCCCGGAGGGATTGCCAGCAGTCGTGACCCTCACCCTCACCCTCGCGCTCGGCGTTCGGCGGATGGCGGGCGAATCCGCGCTCGTCCGGTCGCTTCCCGCAGTGGAAGCGCTCGGAACGGTCGACGTCATCTGTACGGACAAGACGGGCACGGTCACCGAGGGTGAGATGACCGTCAGTCGAGTCTGGGTACCGGACCGCGTCGTCGACCTTTCTGAACCTGCCGTCACGGATTCGCAACTCACCCAGTTGTTCGAAATCGGCGTCGTCTGCAACGACGCGACGGAGACGGTGGGCGACCCAACCGAACAGGCACTGCTCGCTGCGGCCCAGTGGTACGGTCTCGACCCCGATGCGGTCAGGGAAGCCCATCCGAGAGTGGACGAACAGCCATTCTCCGCCGAAACTCAGCAGATGATGACGGTCCACGACGACGTGGCGTTCGTCAAGGGGGCACCCCGCATGGTCCTCGACCGGGCGTCACACGTCCGCACCGAGGCCGGTATCGTCACCCTCGACGAACCGATGCGAGCGCGTATCCTCGAACAGACAGAGGCGTTCGCCGCACAGGCACTTCGCGTGCTGGCTTTCGCCGCTCGAACGAACGACGGTCCGCTCGTATTCGTCGGATTACAGGGGATGCTCGACCCACCCAGAGCGGAAGTGAGCGCAGCGGTGGCCGACTGTCAGCGGGCGGGCATCGACGTGAAACTCGTGACGGGGGACAACCGGACGACGGCAACGGTCATCGCAAAGCAGATTGGGCTCCGAGGGGCGACGCTCGACGGGACGGAACTCGACGCACTCTCGGACGAAGCACTCGCCGAGCGAATCGACGACGTCGCCGTCTTCGCTCGGGCGACGCCCACCCACAAGGTTCGCATCCTCGAAGCCCTGCAAGCGCGGGGGCACGTCGTCGCCATGACCGGTGACGGCGTCAACGACGCACCCGCGCTCAAACGGGCTGACGTGGGCGTTGCGATGGGAATCCGTGGAACCGACGTGGCCGCCCAGAGCAGCGACATCGTCCTGCTCGACGACAACTTCGCCACGATTCGCACCGCGATTCGAAACGGGAGGGCCGTCTTCGACAACATCTGGAAGTTCGTCGCCTACCTCCTCTCGGCCAATTTCGCGGAGGTGGTGCTGGTGTTCGTCGCGTCGCTCGCGGGCTATCTCATTCTCCCCGCCGTCCAGTTGCTGTGGATCAACCTCCTCACCGACGGCCTGCCCGCACTCGCTCTCGGCGTCGACGAACCCGGTGAGGACGTGATGGACCGGACACCACGGGCGAGTGCGACCGGCATCGTAGACCGGCCGCTTCTCGGTTTCCTCGGCGGGGCGGGCCTCGCCGCGGCGCTCGTCATGCTCGCGCTCATGGTGGTCGTCCTCGATGGCGCACCCACCGTCACCCCCTACGCGCTTACGATGGTGTTCACGGGATTCGTCCTTCTCGAATTCGTGAAACTGTTCGTCGTCCGCTGGTTGCGCGAGACACCGTTCGTGAACCTCTGGCTCTTCCTCGCCGTAGCAGGGTCACTTCTCGCACAACTCGCCGTCGTCTACTCCCCGCTTCGCACGTACTTTGGGACGGTCCGGCTCACAATTGCGGATTGGCGGCTCCTCGCTGTCACCGTCGCGGGGGGTGGCGTCCTGTTCGTCCTCGTCGCGCTCCTCGTCAAGCGATTCGACGCGCGGACTCACTCGTGA
- a CDS encoding thiamine pyrophosphate-binding protein, whose translation MNTATHIVETLAELDVEFVFGYPGGRVIELFEELGDAPIDVVRPRDEREASVMAEMYGRLTRKPGVLAGQGPWIGSLGAIGQMEARLGSSPMVVLTEASERGEYSTLAPYQQARGDYGGLSLPDILGAITKEHWFPRTPVETLRSVQLAFKHATSGRPGPTAVILDGGAVSKEVPDDPVPPLWDAVEQTKTWKSQPTDADLDDAVSALEGADRPVIVAGNGVHAANAYEELVTVADRYDCAVTTSYLGKSTIAETHPRAAGVIGSFGHEGANRVVSEADVLLVVGSRLNPMDSNWQAPDFIRPDEQTIIHADADTRNAGWVYPADVGLIGDAKETLAALAARGEATAGWALERAEEARRDFTAPKCESDASPIKPQRAVKEIERVVDADTIVTADSGNNRFWLLNYLQTPAPRTYFGSGGVGGMGWAGPAAVSAALATDKHVVAVAGDGGFAMTMTSIETAVEYGVAPTYVVLNDTSLGMVREMDPAMPGVEFQDTNFVAVADALGGNGIRATTPAELRAGLEAGRAADRPTVVDVRIDREERMADTLQSSFYASVGGLHE comes from the coding sequence ATGAACACCGCAACTCACATCGTCGAAACCCTCGCCGAACTGGACGTCGAATTCGTCTTTGGCTATCCGGGTGGCCGCGTCATCGAACTGTTCGAGGAACTCGGAGACGCGCCCATCGACGTCGTTCGCCCCCGCGACGAACGCGAAGCCAGCGTGATGGCAGAGATGTACGGCCGTCTCACTCGAAAGCCAGGCGTCCTCGCCGGGCAGGGACCGTGGATTGGCAGCCTCGGAGCCATCGGGCAGATGGAGGCCAGACTCGGGTCCTCGCCGATGGTCGTCCTCACGGAGGCCTCAGAGCGTGGTGAGTACTCGACGCTCGCGCCCTACCAGCAGGCCCGCGGGGACTACGGCGGCCTCTCGCTGCCCGACATCCTCGGCGCGATTACGAAAGAACACTGGTTCCCCCGAACCCCGGTAGAAACGCTGCGGAGCGTCCAACTAGCGTTCAAACACGCGACGAGCGGCCGACCCGGTCCGACGGCCGTCATTCTGGACGGAGGGGCAGTTTCGAAGGAGGTTCCCGACGACCCCGTTCCACCGCTCTGGGATGCAGTCGAGCAGACGAAGACGTGGAAATCACAGCCCACGGACGCGGACCTTGACGATGCCGTCTCGGCGCTCGAAGGGGCAGACAGACCGGTCATCGTCGCCGGAAACGGCGTCCACGCCGCAAACGCCTACGAGGAACTCGTCACCGTCGCCGACCGATACGACTGCGCGGTCACCACCTCCTATCTCGGGAAATCGACCATCGCCGAGACCCACCCGCGGGCCGCCGGGGTCATCGGGTCGTTCGGCCACGAGGGAGCCAACCGTGTCGTAAGCGAGGCGGACGTCCTGCTCGTCGTTGGCTCGCGGCTGAATCCGATGGACTCGAACTGGCAGGCCCCGGACTTCATCCGCCCCGACGAACAGACCATCATCCACGCCGACGCGGACACGCGAAACGCCGGCTGGGTGTATCCCGCGGACGTGGGCCTCATCGGGGACGCGAAGGAGACGCTCGCCGCGCTCGCCGCACGCGGGGAAGCAACCGCCGGGTGGGCACTGGAGCGTGCGGAAGAAGCGAGACGCGACTTTACCGCCCCCAAGTGCGAGTCGGATGCCTCTCCCATCAAACCCCAGCGGGCGGTCAAAGAAATCGAACGTGTCGTGGACGCGGACACCATCGTCACCGCGGATTCGGGGAACAACCGCTTCTGGTTGCTCAATTACCTACAGACGCCCGCACCGCGCACCTACTTCGGGAGCGGTGGCGTCGGCGGCATGGGCTGGGCCGGGCCGGCAGCCGTGAGTGCCGCGCTCGCGACGGACAAGCACGTCGTCGCCGTCGCCGGAGACGGCGGGTTCGCCATGACGATGACCTCCATCGAGACGGCCGTCGAGTACGGCGTCGCGCCCACCTACGTCGTGCTCAACGACACGAGCCTCGGCATGGTCCGGGAGATGGACCCAGCGATGCCCGGTGTCGAGTTCCAGGACACCAATTTCGTCGCCGTCGCCGACGCTCTCGGCGGGAACGGGATTCGCGCAACGACGCCCGCGGAACTCAGAGCGGGACTGGAAGCCGGACGAGCGGCCGACCGCCCGACCGTCGTGGACGTGCGCATCGACCGCGAGGAACGGATGGCCGACACGCTCCAGTCGTCGTTCTACGCCAGTGTCGGCGGTCTTCACGAGTGA